One stretch of Patescibacteria group bacterium DNA includes these proteins:
- a CDS encoding type II secretion system protein produces MKKKFKKGFTLLELLISVSIVGILAVAISDFYITIVSSRLKAQQIAGVEQQGASASQYIAQLVRNAEEITSPAVGTSGNALTLEVTDAAKDPTVIDVSAGRLRITEGAQTSVFLTDSHTAVTNPLFTNLSRSTTPGVLRISFTLESISQSSVYEYNFSKNFASSAALRY; encoded by the coding sequence ATGAAAAAAAAGTTTAAAAAAGGATTTACGCTTCTTGAACTTCTTATTTCCGTATCGATTGTCGGCATTCTTGCCGTTGCGATTTCTGATTTTTATATCACCATTGTTTCATCGCGCCTGAAAGCCCAGCAGATTGCCGGTGTCGAACAGCAGGGCGCAAGCGCGTCGCAATACATTGCACAACTTGTGCGAAATGCAGAAGAGATCACTTCTCCCGCAGTCGGCACAAGCGGTAATGCTCTAACACTTGAAGTCACCGATGCCGCCAAAGATCCAACAGTTATTGATGTTTCGGCTGGGCGCCTCCGCATTACAGAAGGGGCGCAGACTTCCGTGTTTCTTACCGACTCACATACAGCTGTTACCAATCCGCTATTCACCAATCTTTCACGCTCAACAACGCCAGGTGTTCTTCGCATATCATTTACCTTAGAAAGTATCAGTCAGTCATCTGTGTATGAATATAATTTCTCCAAAAATTTCGCTTCTTCCGCTGCGTTACGCTACTAG
- a CDS encoding prepilin-type N-terminal cleavage/methylation domain-containing protein, giving the protein MKRHLHSGFTLLELMLAIAIIAVIAVGAITLDIPAQQRNDLDTVRNSIIQTLHSARTKARAADGDAQWGVSIQQSTFVLFKGASYASRDASYDEATDIPQTLAPSGLGELTFAKRTGDPAQTGSITLTSKTNEQRTITINAKGMIDY; this is encoded by the coding sequence ATGAAACGCCATTTACATTCAGGCTTCACACTTCTAGAGCTCATGCTCGCCATAGCTATTATTGCCGTTATTGCCGTGGGAGCCATTACACTGGATATCCCGGCTCAACAGCGCAACGATTTGGATACTGTGCGCAATTCTATTATCCAAACACTCCACTCCGCCCGCACAAAAGCGCGTGCAGCTGACGGCGATGCCCAATGGGGAGTGTCCATTCAACAATCGACATTTGTACTGTTTAAAGGCGCATCCTATGCGAGCCGCGATGCGTCATACGACGAAGCAACCGACATTCCCCAAACACTCGCTCCCTCAGGTCTTGGGGAACTCACTTTCGCAAAACGCACCGGTGATCCTGCGCAAACAGGAAGTATTACCCTCACATCAAAAACCAATGAACAGCGAACGATTACCATCAATGCCAAGGGTATGATTGATTATTAA